The proteins below are encoded in one region of Coffea arabica cultivar ET-39 chromosome 4c, Coffea Arabica ET-39 HiFi, whole genome shotgun sequence:
- the LOC113741825 gene encoding WUSCHEL-related homeobox 1, whose protein sequence is MWMMGYNDGGDSFGGRKLRSIVPRPAAVINPSCLGRIHGTDLLSFNHHLAGLTEQSKRDFGPQQVVVSSRWNPTPEQLQTLEELYRRGTRTPSAEEIQHITAQLRRYGKIEGKNVFYWFQNHKARERQKRRRQLESTSDEQDHNNNDGNVENTERKESAGANGTGIEVERTKNWASSTNCSTLAEKTVSIQRTAKAAIPERRAADGWVQFEEAELQQRKSLDERNATWQVMQFSCCSSSSSPPTNNNLINRTPCAATIPPTSLRNMDPKHIMNTREELNIFITPYTENFETHLVSASSNIVVREANGHDGQSQTLQLFPLRSNDDGDDQEVAEKQSDESAAEMNSFTSTPYKFFEFLPLKN, encoded by the exons ATGTGGATGATGGGATATAATGATGGGGGAGATTCCTTCGGCGGCAGGAAACTCCGGAGCATCGTGCCAAGGCCAGCTGCAGTCATAAACCCTTCATGTTTAGGCCGTATCCACGGCACTGATCTTCTTTCTTTCAATCACCATCTTG CTGGTTTGACTGAACAAAGTAAGAGAGACTTCGGCCCACAACAAGTTGTGGTGAGCTCAAGATGGAATCCCACCCCGGAACAGTTACAAACCCTAGAGGAACTATATCGAAGGGGAACTCGAACGCCTTCAGCTGAGGAAATTCAACACATCACAGCACAGCTTCGTAGATACGGGAAAATTGAAGGGAAGAACGTGTTCTATTGGTTTCAAAATCACAAGGCAAGAGAGAGACAAAAACGCCGTCGTCAACTTGAATCTACCTCTGACGAGCAAGACCACAACAATAATGATGGTAATGTTGAGAACacagaaagaaaagaatcagCTG GGGCAAATGGGACAGGTATAGAAGTTGAACGGACCAAGAACTGGGCATCCTCTACGAACTGCAGTACTCTTGCAGAG AAAACTGTTTCAATACAAAGGACAGCAAAAGCAGCAATTCCAGAACGTAGAGCAGCAGATGGATGGGTACAGTTCGAGGAGGCAGAATTACAGCAAAGAAAAAGCCTTGACGAAAGAAATGCCACGTGGCAAGTGATGCAATTCTCTTGTtgttcttcatcttcatcacctCCCACCAACAACAACCTCATAAACCGCACTCCTTGTGCTGCAACTATTCCACCAACTTCTTTAAGAAATATGGACCCAAAGCACATAATGAACACTCGTGAGGAACTTAACATCTTCATTACTCCCTACACAGAAAATTTTGAGACCCATTTGGTCAGTGCCAGCTCTAATATAGTTGTCCGTGAGGCAAATGGCCATGATGGCCAATCTCAAACCCTCCAACTTTTTCCTCTGCGAAGTAACGATGATGGCGATGATCAAGAAGTTGCTGAGAAGCAATCGGACGAATCAGCTGCAGAAATGAATTCTTTCACAAGTACTCCTTACAAGTTTTTCGAGTTCCTTCCATTGAAGAACTAA